In one window of Mycobacterium sp. SMC-8 DNA:
- a CDS encoding AAA family ATPase: protein MLFGKNNVGKTYLLEAIYSVLAPQLFLDGSPRIRDLRGDDGGYGAVYVDLERGLAFDDAVLSLIPADVDEGYLRLQKLPPDQVCFASTGDNDSLPNPDWEQELWFVDLHNYWATVEAHGMIVDDDLDEIHVVGERTRLVGSNPRVRPLFLGWDFGNVDEWVTSAVAELTNTGYGPLLLEPVDHAEPIVAWRVRPDVRYRLNQLAILATDLLPDFLDGAFEVDVDVSKNWTDPPRVSLKYKERGGVPRPLNDLGRGASRWSSIAVQVALHLMEDDGQLTELGGGRDRKLSGNVLFVDEPEAHLHPSAVASVVRWCQRMVGCGMQVVAASHHEEFLRAAGDEVRLVQVSRGVETWANEYTGDTETLLRTRVRTLSSATTPVLLELAEEVGLHPASALSLHKAVLFVEGPLDEAMLDEYAGSQLDAAGVLLIPIHGTKNLEGLIDGEFTARLGIKVGILTDSTRTDTIWDRSNRKRSSEEVKLVRLVNRFQDRGLPTPDLFGVPEDDLLFVLPTGAIQDHLQSSFPGWHELRDECRAAEGLGPSDSADWKTYGETHYGLPLTTTTGVRSLVRTLDLAGVELPSMQKVVAELIVWATKPGTSAS, encoded by the coding sequence GTGCTGTTCGGGAAGAACAATGTAGGTAAGACCTACCTGCTCGAAGCGATTTACAGCGTGCTTGCGCCGCAGCTCTTCCTCGATGGGAGTCCACGGATTCGCGACCTCCGCGGGGACGACGGCGGCTACGGGGCGGTCTACGTCGACTTGGAGCGAGGCCTGGCGTTCGATGATGCAGTCCTCTCATTGATCCCGGCGGACGTCGATGAGGGCTACCTTCGGCTCCAGAAGCTTCCGCCCGACCAGGTGTGCTTCGCAAGCACGGGGGACAACGACAGTCTGCCCAATCCCGACTGGGAACAAGAACTGTGGTTCGTCGACCTACACAATTACTGGGCAACCGTAGAAGCGCACGGGATGATCGTCGACGACGACCTCGACGAGATCCATGTTGTCGGAGAACGGACCCGCCTGGTCGGCAGCAATCCGCGGGTACGTCCCCTCTTCCTTGGCTGGGACTTCGGCAACGTCGACGAATGGGTGACTTCAGCGGTGGCCGAGCTCACCAACACTGGCTACGGTCCGCTCCTTCTCGAGCCCGTCGACCACGCCGAGCCCATCGTCGCGTGGCGGGTCCGTCCCGATGTCCGGTACCGCCTCAACCAACTGGCGATCCTGGCCACTGACCTGCTCCCCGACTTCCTCGACGGCGCGTTCGAGGTCGACGTCGACGTGTCCAAGAACTGGACCGACCCACCCAGGGTGAGTTTGAAGTACAAGGAACGAGGAGGGGTTCCACGCCCCCTCAACGATCTCGGACGCGGCGCTTCACGCTGGTCGTCCATCGCGGTCCAGGTCGCCTTGCATCTTATGGAGGATGACGGCCAGCTCACCGAGCTTGGAGGAGGCCGGGACAGAAAACTGTCCGGAAACGTGTTGTTCGTCGATGAACCCGAAGCTCACCTGCACCCGTCCGCGGTGGCCAGCGTTGTGCGGTGGTGCCAGAGGATGGTGGGCTGCGGGATGCAGGTCGTCGCGGCGTCACACCATGAGGAGTTTCTGCGAGCAGCCGGGGACGAAGTTCGGCTCGTCCAAGTCAGCCGTGGCGTCGAGACGTGGGCGAACGAATACACCGGGGACACCGAGACTCTTCTACGCACCCGTGTCCGCACCCTGTCGAGTGCAACAACTCCCGTACTGCTTGAACTAGCCGAGGAGGTCGGTCTACATCCCGCATCTGCGCTGTCGCTGCACAAAGCTGTGCTGTTCGTGGAGGGCCCGCTCGACGAAGCAATGCTTGACGAATACGCCGGCTCCCAACTCGACGCTGCCGGTGTCCTACTGATTCCGATTCATGGAACCAAGAACCTCGAGGGGTTGATCGACGGCGAGTTCACCGCCCGTCTCGGCATCAAGGTCGGCATATTGACTGATAGCACCCGCACCGACACGATCTGGGATCGGTCCAACAGAAAGCGGTCGAGCGAGGAAGTCAAGCTCGTCAGACTTGTCAACAGATTTCAGGATCGAGGGCTGCCGACGCCAGATTTATTCGGCGTGCCCGAAGACGATCTGCTATTCGTACTTCCGACTGGTGCGATACAGGACCATCTCCAAAGCTCTTTTCCTGGCTGGCACGAATTGCGCGACGAATGCCGTGCAGCCGAAGGTCTGGGACCTTCCGACTCTGCTGACTGGAAGACCTACGGCGAGACCCACTACGGATTGCCGCTCACGACGACAACCGGAGTCCGGTCCCTGGTCCGAACCCTCGATCTCGCAGGAGTCGAGTTGCCGTCCATGCAAAAGGTGGTCGCCGAATTGATCGTCTGGGCCACGAAGCCGGGGACATCGGCGAGCTGA
- a CDS encoding endonuclease/exonuclease/phosphatase family protein, whose translation MRTAENLPPAMVPQNGILDAVDSDVVSVRLVEWNVAMSLHRKAGLLASLNPTVAVLPESACTDKTRPALEEVGATSMQWIGGNPNKGLSVVVFGGWQLRIDDSFDPGYQWVMPVHLTGPAHVRLLAVWDMNHRGNGHQSARRYGACRASMGHYQEFLSGAADLVLISGDFNNSVRWDAPTKSAKFGDFMDQLETRGFVSAYHYHRTSERGNEPDPTLWWTRSINRPYHIDYTFVSRPESIQAVTVGTHVDWIAYSDHSPMTLDLRIPARHQVASENEIREPGS comes from the coding sequence ATGCGCACAGCCGAAAACCTACCGCCAGCGATGGTGCCGCAGAATGGCATCCTCGATGCCGTGGATAGTGATGTGGTGTCAGTGCGACTCGTCGAGTGGAACGTCGCGATGTCCCTCCACAGAAAGGCCGGCCTCCTCGCGTCGCTCAATCCGACGGTCGCCGTTCTGCCTGAATCCGCGTGCACCGACAAGACGAGGCCGGCGCTGGAGGAGGTAGGCGCGACCTCGATGCAGTGGATTGGCGGAAACCCGAATAAGGGACTCTCCGTCGTGGTTTTTGGGGGCTGGCAACTGCGTATCGACGACAGCTTCGACCCCGGGTATCAGTGGGTCATGCCAGTCCACTTGACCGGACCGGCACACGTTCGACTGCTCGCGGTCTGGGATATGAACCACCGGGGAAACGGCCACCAGTCGGCGAGGCGGTACGGGGCATGTCGCGCGTCGATGGGGCATTACCAAGAGTTCCTGAGCGGCGCCGCTGACCTGGTCTTGATCAGCGGGGACTTCAACAACTCGGTCCGCTGGGACGCCCCTACTAAGAGCGCAAAATTCGGTGACTTCATGGACCAGCTCGAAACCCGCGGGTTCGTCAGCGCCTACCACTACCACCGCACATCCGAGCGGGGTAACGAGCCGGACCCGACGCTATGGTGGACCAGAAGCATCAACCGGCCGTACCACATCGACTACACCTTCGTATCCCGGCCCGAGTCGATCCAAGCCGTCACCGTGGGAACGCATGTCGACTGGATCGCCTACAGCGATCACAGCCCTATGACACTCGATCTGCGCATTCCGGCCCGGCACCAAGTGGCATCCGAGAACGAGATCCGCGAGCCCGGAAGCTGA
- a CDS encoding transposase has protein sequence MPRPYPREFRDDVVRVARNRDDGVTIEQIANDFGVHPMTLHKWMRQADIDEGAKPGKSTGESGELREARRRIKLLEQENEVLRRATAYLSQANLPGKGRFYGSLSSCGLQMPKH, from the coding sequence GTGCCCAGGCCCTACCCCCGTGAGTTCCGCGACGATGTTGTGCGGGTCGCTCGCAACCGCGATGACGGTGTGACGATCGAGCAGATCGCCAACGATTTCGGTGTACACCCGATGACGTTGCATAAGTGGATGCGCCAAGCCGATATCGACGAAGGCGCCAAGCCCGGCAAGAGCACTGGTGAGTCCGGTGAGCTGCGTGAGGCGCGGCGTCGGATCAAGTTGTTGGAGCAGGAGAATGAGGTCCTGCGCCGGGCCACGGCGTATCTGTCGCAGGCCAATCTGCCGGGAAAAGGACGCTTCTATGGGTCCCTGTCAAGCTGCGGCTTGCAGATGCCGAAACACTGA
- a CDS encoding IS110 family transposase, with product MIVAEAFERIVGIDTHARTHTFCVIDSRTGAVVAGATFPNTNPGHSRALSWIHRHTPAMSVLAAVEGTSSYGAGITAALGTAGIEVTESRPVGRRRDRAGKSDVIDAELAARSVLGIERDRIPAPRRGAELEDLRILLAARRILDQQRTANRNALTALLRTVDLGVDARKPLHDNQIRAIAVWRINQKQAAMSNHVVARREARRLAKAVLEHTTQLQDNHQQLRALAAHAAPGLQELSGVGPVTAAIIICAYSHRGRIRSEAAFAALGGVAPIPASSGNTTRHRLSRAGDRQLNRAFDIIVRTRMTSDPTTRAYVARRTAEGMSTRETRRCLKRYVCRSVFRHLQAAA from the coding sequence ATGATCGTCGCCGAAGCCTTCGAACGGATTGTGGGTATCGACACTCACGCCCGTACCCACACCTTCTGCGTCATCGACTCGCGCACCGGCGCGGTCGTCGCTGGCGCCACCTTCCCGAACACCAACCCCGGGCACAGCCGGGCGCTGTCCTGGATCCACCGACATACCCCAGCGATGAGCGTCCTGGCCGCGGTCGAAGGCACCAGTTCCTACGGCGCAGGGATTACCGCGGCACTAGGGACTGCCGGCATCGAGGTCACTGAATCGCGCCCGGTTGGCCGGCGCCGCGACCGCGCGGGCAAGTCGGATGTCATCGACGCTGAGCTCGCGGCACGCTCGGTACTGGGCATCGAACGTGACCGCATACCGGCTCCCCGTCGAGGCGCAGAGCTTGAAGATCTTCGGATTCTGTTGGCAGCACGCAGGATTCTCGATCAACAGCGCACCGCGAACCGCAACGCATTGACTGCCCTGCTGCGAACAGTCGACCTCGGAGTTGATGCGCGCAAACCGCTGCACGACAACCAGATCCGAGCAATCGCTGTCTGGCGGATCAACCAGAAGCAAGCCGCCATGAGCAACCATGTAGTGGCACGTCGAGAAGCGCGTCGACTGGCGAAAGCGGTCCTGGAACACACCACACAACTGCAGGACAATCACCAGCAACTGCGCGCCCTGGCCGCCCATGCGGCCCCCGGCCTCCAAGAGCTCTCCGGAGTCGGACCAGTCACCGCTGCCATCATCATCTGCGCCTATTCCCACCGCGGGCGCATCCGCTCAGAAGCGGCGTTCGCCGCCCTGGGCGGCGTGGCGCCAATTCCAGCGTCATCAGGAAACACCACACGGCACCGACTTTCCCGCGCCGGGGACCGCCAACTCAACCGCGCCTTCGACATCATCGTCCGCACCCGAATGACCAGCGACCCTACTACCCGCGCTTACGTTGCCCGGCGCACCGCGGAAGGCATGTCCACCCGCGAAACGCGACGCTGCCTCAAACGCTACGTCTGCCGATCAGTGTTTCGGCATCTGCAAGCCGCAGCTTGA